In bacterium (Candidatus Blackallbacteria) CG13_big_fil_rev_8_21_14_2_50_49_14, one genomic interval encodes:
- a CDS encoding GTPase Era has translation MILICRKKNNVPESLKSGFVSLVGRPNVGKSTLLNHLIGEKVAIVSKRPQTTRSCLRGILSDPDRGQVIFVDTPGIHKPKHLMAKSIIEQAMHVLQEVDWHLFVVDATEAPGPGDRFIADVLANKAPQTFLLVNKVDKLPKGQKEQFLKAYTDLGHFRKVFQISAKHSEGLDEVMTALFKELPVGPALYPEDEYTDQTERVMVAELIREQVFRRTGNEIPHATSVYIEQYKQRTADLTYISAVIVVERDTQKRIVIGKQGQKLKEIGEAARLTISSFLGTQIYLELFVKVMPHWRNERKKLMELGYEVERNAEKG, from the coding sequence ATGATTTTGATATGCAGAAAGAAGAATAACGTGCCTGAATCCTTAAAAAGTGGCTTTGTCAGCCTGGTAGGCCGCCCCAATGTAGGGAAATCGACCCTGCTGAATCATTTAATTGGAGAAAAGGTCGCGATTGTTTCGAAACGGCCCCAAACCACCCGATCCTGTCTGCGCGGAATCTTAAGTGATCCTGATCGGGGGCAGGTTATCTTTGTTGATACCCCAGGGATTCACAAACCCAAGCACCTGATGGCCAAAAGCATCATTGAACAGGCCATGCATGTTTTACAGGAAGTGGACTGGCATCTTTTTGTGGTCGATGCGACCGAAGCGCCAGGCCCAGGGGATCGCTTTATTGCCGACGTACTTGCCAACAAAGCCCCCCAGACCTTTTTATTGGTCAACAAGGTCGATAAACTGCCCAAAGGCCAGAAAGAACAGTTCCTCAAAGCCTATACAGATTTGGGGCATTTTCGCAAAGTGTTTCAAATTTCCGCAAAACACTCCGAAGGCCTGGACGAAGTCATGACCGCTTTATTTAAGGAATTGCCCGTTGGCCCTGCACTTTATCCTGAAGATGAATATACCGACCAGACCGAACGCGTGATGGTGGCAGAACTGATTCGCGAACAGGTTTTTCGCCGCACAGGCAATGAAATTCCACATGCCACCTCTGTGTATATTGAACAGTATAAGCAGCGGACAGCTGATCTTACCTATATTTCTGCAGTAATCGTGGTTGAGCGCGATACTCAGAAAAGAATCGTGATTGGCAAACAAGGGCAGAAACTCAAGGAAATTGGGGAAGCCGCCCGATTGACCATTTCCAGTTTTTTGGGCACCCAAATTTATCTCGAACTTTTCGTGAAAGTTATGCCCCATTGGCGCAATGAGCGTAAAAAGCTCATGGAATTGGGCTATGAAGTGGAACGCAACGCTGAAAAAGGATAG